Below is a window of Plasmodium gaboni strain SY75 chromosome 11, whole genome shotgun sequence DNA.
GGCTATTGTTACCATTGCATACatctataatattatcatgaGTATGctcattttcttttttattttgtcttgtatcattttttccatattccattttattatctatattatcTGTATTATTCATATCAGACGTACACACCAAAGTGgacatatttttattttctttcattttttctataaacATATCATGATATGTATGTGATTTATAATAAGAACCCTCCTCATATTTATGattaatatcttttttatttccatTAAATCCATCGATATTTTGTACATACATTTTATCatgtaaaatatttctcTCGATTTGATCActctttttatttttaccttgtttttttgtacttgatatattttttctgAAGTGTATAGGCAACATCTGAGTATTTATATCCTGAGGAAATATATGTCCctttaaatttaaattattttctacATTTCTTTTCTTTACATATGAAGGagtatataataaataattgCTATTATTCTGACACTTATTATTATCGTATATAATTACGGATTGGactatattattattactactattattattattattattattattatttgtattatttttatcatttgtattattattatcatttgtattatctatatgattattatttccaACATTCGAATAACCACCTTGTTGACCATCATCCTTTTCATCTTTCTTCTCtacaatattattagtACCATCAGAATAAACATTTctatcattatttatatttttattgaaTTCATTATGCACACCCTTGAACTTATCCACGCCAACATTggaataataatttgaaaACAAATTAAACTTCTTTGTGTTAGTAGAAGACAATAATTTACGAGAAGATATTATTGTTTGTAACATCTGATCAAGAAATTTACTTTGCTCTTTTCTCTTAttcaataaataattagggttttttaaatcttgatagaaataaaaaaaaagtaatttCTTCTTTCTCATATACAAATGAACAACAgaaaatatgtttatagGTATTTCAGGGACATTCTTTGCCTGTTctataataaataaaattaacTCCTCATTAAATAAAGTATATGGTAATATTAAAGATGTTCTTATACCTACTAACCAATCTGATTGTGTGTTTccataaaatattatattttcaaattttttaagaatattTATACTTTCAACACTAGctatttttaataataacgttgttttattatttaaatcatCAATAGTATGAGCACCTAGATAAGTTGATAAAACTTTCATAATAGCCATATTTTCATGTACACCTATATGTGGACATGcaaatgtaataaaatttattaatttcttatttttaaatattttctttctatttaaatttaataaaacaGATCGGTTTAATATACCCCCTAATGAATGACCAATCATAGaaatgtttattttatcattaattattttaaataaacaaTTTAACTCAGTACATATTCTCTCTGTTCCTACATCTACACCTTCGAACGTGTGTCCTTGATTActatatgtaatatatacaaatacATGAGGATATTTAGttaataaagaattaaaaatgttttGAAAATCATGTACACTTGCTGTTAATCCATgttgaaaaataaaataatgtGGATTCTTAAGTTTCATATGATATTTCTCTTTACATTCAATACAATGACAACATtttgtattaaaaaaacaacaaCAACGATAACattgttttatatattcaaatgatttgacattattatatagaCATATTGGAAAAGGCTTCTTTTCAGTTTCATTAAGACAATAAAATTGCTTTATATGATTTAAgttgtttttatatttattatatatttttttgtctttagaaatatattcctctttatatttattatcatagaaaatatcattattgtcatcattatttatttcttcctcatttaaatatatcttcatttcttcatcatattcatttttcattttcttattctttttcttttcttttttttctcttaataatattgtGCACGAACTACATCTTTTTAAAGCACCATGAGACATAAAGGattcatcattattttttccttcaTATTCCATTCTAgtattttcaaaataaCGTCCACTACTATAACGATTTATAATTTGTGATGGAACagttttattttttctttgaTTATTGAATgagttatatatattgtagTTAAGTAGATAATTTCTATAGACcttattatttaaagaattttcttttttctttttttttttttttattttattattcatattatgttcattaaaatattttgaatatacAATTGAATCACTTAATCTTTTGGATTTCCAAAAAGGAATAGAACTATAACTACTATGACTagcattttttttatatggTCTATGATATGTTGGTAAGGTACTATTATTTCTTCTCGTacttaaaaaattattctttttgttttcttcatacattacattttcattaaatatatcatcatttttattatttattttatttgaatCATTTGTTAATTGTTTCTTATTAGTATATTTTCCAAGATATAATTGTTcaacatatttattattattactataatttttacaataattaatattattctcCATATTGTTATGATCccttttattttcatccatataatattcatcatttttatttaacaTACTTTCTGACGATGACAAaacttttttaaaattaaataaatctGTGCTTCCAGAATTGCCTACATTGTTACTATCATAGAATGTTTTCTTAGTCCTTTTAGTTCGTTTTATAGTAACCTGAGTATCTTCAAcattattcttattattattattattattatcattatcattattatcattattatcattattattgttgttgttgttatataattcttttcgcatatttaaataattacTATAATCCAAATTTGTATTcttcatattaatatttaaagtAGTATCATCACTTATGAGACTACAAGTGCTATTGGATTGATCagatttatatatttcttccTCTTCAAattcatcatattttttactatTTTGTGCACTTTTTTtactatattttttaaataaatatttttcttctttaattatattatttagTTTTATTTCATGTAAAGTGTTATAATCTAATTGGGTAATCATAAATCTAGCAAATTCATATGGTATACTCATCATAGAACTTGTATCGAAATAAGTATCCTCATCATAAATTAAATCATATACATGTTCATgaattttttctttataaatttgtttttctaatatttcatttaatatatgtaaagAACAAAACCaacaaaaattttttatccagtcattttttttggaaCAATTACattcattattaataatttcttcATTCTTCTTAAATTCATCTTTTAAttctattttatataattcattattCTTACATTCTTTATTAACACACTTATTATTTCTAGGATTAGAAACTAAACGTTTCTTCtctaataatatattatttacattattattttgattcgtacctttaaataaatttaaaagaacatttttattactatta
It encodes the following:
- a CDS encoding putative serine esterase, which codes for MREKNLNFRSESIFSGSRSFFDILENVDDEKEAKRSAHFFNSNKNVLLNLFKGTNQNNNVNNILLEKKRLVSNPRNNKCVNKECKNNELYKIELKDEFKKNEEIINNECNCSKKNDWIKNFCWFCSLHILNEILEKQIYKEKIHEHVYDLIYDEDTYFDTSSMMSIPYEFARFMITQLDYNTLHEIKLNNIIKEEKYLFKKYSKKSAQNSKKYDEFEEEEIYKSDQSNSTCSLISDDTTLNINMKNTNLDYSNYLNMRKELYNNNNNNNDNNDNNDNDNNNNNNKNNVEDTQVTIKRTKRTKKTFYDSNNVGNSGSTDLFNFKKVLSSSESMLNKNDEYYMDENKRDHNNMENNINYCKNYSNNNKYVEQLYLGKYTNKKQLTNDSNKINNKNDDIFNENVMYEENKKNNFLSTRRNNSTLPTYHRPYKKNASHSSYSSIPFWKSKRLSDSIVYSKYFNEHNMNNKIKKKKKKKENSLNNKVYRNYLLNYNIYNSFNNQRKNKTVPSQIINRYSSGRYFENTRMEYEGKNNDESFMSHGALKRCSSCTILLREKKEKKKNKKMKNEYDEEMKIYLNEEEINNDDNNDIFYDNKYKEEYISKDKKIYNKYKNNLNHIKQFYCLNETEKKPFPICLYNNVKSFEYIKQCYRCCCFFNTKCCHCIECKEKYHMKLKNPHYFIFQHGLTASVHDFQNIFNSLLTKYPHVFVYITYSNQGHTFEGVDVGTERICTELNCLFKIINDKINISMIGHSLGGILNRSVLLNLNRKKIFKNKKLINFITFACPHIGVHENMAIMKVLSTYLGAHTIDDLNNKTTLLLKIASVESINILKKFENIIFYGNTQSDWLVGIRTSLILPYTLFNEELILFIIEQAKNVPEIPINIFSVVHLYMRKKKLLFFYFYQDLKNPNYLLNKRKEQSKFLDQMLQTIISSRKLLSSTNTKKFNLFSNYYSNVGVDKFKGVHNEFNKNINNDRNVYSDGTNNIVEKKDEKDDGQQGGYSNVGNNNHIDNTNDNNNTNDKNNTNNNNNNNNNSSNNNIVQSVIIYDNNKCQNNSNYLLYTPSYVKKRNVENNLNLKGHIFPQDINTQMLPIHFRKNISSTKKQGKNKKSDQIERNILHDKMYVQNIDGFNGNKKDINHKYEEGSYYKSHTYHDMFIEKMKENKNMSTLVCTSDMNNTDNIDNKMEYGKNDTRQNKKENEHTHDNIIDVCNGNNSHMCNTSNCDEPLLYDKIEKTKSFECMYMDKNEKEHLINENKSMIHNNDNYTFTVSENSNCSNKNSISSKDDIYNNNNNNNNMKCENLTYTCGTLISNDEDRINICDDKTKNINIKNDINIKDITNKQVINKNIINYKMNENKIENNIALVNTKNKLLVHKNNIYMTNINSIDEKRTKFGEYKDFEKLFFDCLKSKIINDIKTLDNNLKKKKKKKIETNKLFSIQNTINMIKNYSFLYPSKNSNNEEKKKKNSQSSTETNGSANNNIDNKKDIHMNNKLENESLVVKNYNVEEKNSWGKEKLKKLMDTYFNEKLLKDTKGTNKINESNNINQHEQTYIPFDDDQNEEYDYINEFFHSSSEENDMYPNNLLSCKQHESKKKNKNYIIDENSKYVEFKSNKKKEEYIKRNKLKRNDLLKGITKYDKKQYKQILYYIYTISSDELLEKFFKNPELLYYEVLFYCLNRLPIQRYSIAIPIYSNAHVQIIAHPRICSEESAIVKHFVEHLIL